From the Prunus dulcis chromosome 4, ALMONDv2, whole genome shotgun sequence genome, one window contains:
- the LOC117626606 gene encoding uncharacterized protein LOC117626606 isoform X5 yields MIDQFINFVIRPPRWCPELSLCLRLWPDISGIMWHMIWNRAEYNPDQYLWERDFTLAGRTYIRQDLELTNARGHTLRCSHYLPSPFPEDASLPCVIYCHGNSGCRADANEAAVMLLPSNITVFTLDFSGSGLSDGDYVSLGWHERDDLKVVVSYLRSNKQISRIGLWGRSMGAVTCLLYGAEDPSIAGMVLDSAFSNLYVLMMELVDVYKIRLPKFTVSSKTFIPALFGHAKDDKFIPNHHSDLIYKSYAGDKNIIYFDGDHNSSRPQFYYDSVSIFFYNVLHPPQISSHSCKLEKYYDLGDLKIGAGLDEGLLYEIITGVHSAGTDVASSSSAPPAISTTKCVGELLSEIAPVTTVVDSVHEEADILSSHEPSHLEDQPNDQNEECCSYTSSNRESWGRCSSLGGSDEESSADCTAADSRHQKTLKVLTMPLRCMQQKSSELKKEEKKKKKVPIVPKKPKSEKFEKLEALSKRLRLCILKRVNHCRHPTS; encoded by the exons ATGATCGATCAGttcattaattttgtcattCGCCCTCCCAG ATGGTGCCCAGAATTGTCCTTATGCTTGAGATTGTGGCCAGATATAAGTGGTATCATGTGGCATATGATTTGGAATAG GGCAGAGTATAACCCGGATCAATATCTTTGGGAGAGGGATTTCACTCTTGCAGGCAGAACATACATACGACAAGACTTGGAG CTCACGAATGCTAGGGGACATACGTTGCGTTGCAGTCATTATCTGCCTTCACCTTTCCCCGAAGACGCTTCTCTTCCTTGTGTTATATACTGCCATGGAAACAG TGGATGTAGGGCAGATGCAAATGAAGCTGCTGTAATGCTTCTTCCATCAAATATCACCGTTTTTACTCTTGATTTTTCGGGTTCAGGCTTATCTGATGGTGACTATGTCAGCCTTGGTTGGCATGAG AGAGATGACCTCAAGGTTGTGGTTTCATATTTAAGAAGCAACAAACAAATCTCGCGTATAGGTCTTTGGGGGCGATCTATGGGCGCAGTTACATG CCTTCTTTATGGAGCAGAAGACCCTTCCATAGCTGGAATGGTGTTGGATAGTGCCTTTTCAAACTTGTATGTTCTAATGATGGAGCTAGTTGATGTGTACAAGATCCGTCTTCCTAAATTTACA GTTTCATCCAAAACATTCATTCCTGCTTTATTTGGACATGCTAAGGATGACAAATTTATCCCAAACCATCATTCTGACCTTATCTACAAGTCTTATGCG GGGgacaaaaatattatatattttgatgGTGATCACAACTCTTCTCGGCCCCAATTTTATTATGATTCAGTTTCCATTTTCTTCTACAATGTTCTTCATCCCCCGCAAATTTCTTCTCATTCATGTAAGCTTGAGAAATATTATGATTTAGGGGATTTGAAGATTGGTGCTGGTTTGGATGAG GGCTTGTTATATGAGATAATCACTGGCGTTCATTCTGCGGGTACTGATGTTGCAAGTTCATCTTCTGCTCCTCCTGCCATTTCAACTACAAAATGTGTGGGCGAACTTCTTTCTGAAATTGCACCAGTGACTACTGTAGTT GATTCTGTGCATGAGGAAGCTGACATACTTAGTAGTCATGAACCATCACATCTAGAG GACCAGCCTAATGATCAGAATGAAGAATGTTGTTCATATACAAGCTCAAATAGAGAGAGTTGGGGCAGATGCTCTTCATTAGGAGGCAGTGATGAAGAATCTTCTGCTGATTGCACAGCTGCTGACAGCAGGCAtcag AAGACTCTTAAGGTGCTCACGATGCCTCTTCGATGCATGCAACAAAAATCATCAGAGCtaaaaaaggaggaaaagaaaaagaagaaagttcCCATTGTTCCAAAGAAGCCCAAAAgtgagaaatttgaaaagttAGAGGCCCTTAGCAAACGGCTGCGTCTTTGCATCCTTAAGCGAGTAAACCATTGTAGACATCCCACTTCATGA
- the LOC117626606 gene encoding uncharacterized protein LOC117626606 isoform X2, translated as MIDQFINFVIRPPRWCPELSLCLRLWPDISGIMWHMIWNRAEYNPDQYLWERDFTLAGRTYIRQDLELTNARGHTLRCSHYLPSPFPEDASLPCVIYCHGNSGCRADANEAAVMLLPSNITVFTLDFSGSGLSDGDYVSLGWHERDDLKVVVSYLRSNKQISRIGLWGRSMGAVTCLLYGAEDPSIAGMVLDSAFSNLYVLMMELVDVYKIRLPKFTVKMAVQYMRRIIEKKAKFDIMDLNCLQVSSKTFIPALFGHAKDDKFIPNHHSDLIYKSYAGDKNIIYFDGDHNSSRPQFYYDSVSIFFYNVLHPPQISSHSCKLEKYYDLGDLKIGAGLDEGLLYEIITGVHSAGTDVASSSSAPPAISTTKCVGELLSEIAPVTTVVDSVHEEADILSSHEPSHLEDQPNDQNEECCSYTSSNRESWGRCSSLGGSDEESSADCTAADSRHQTLKVLTMPLRCMQQKSSELKKEEKKKKKVPIVPKKPKSEKFEKLEALSKRLRLCILKRVNHCRHPTS; from the exons ATGATCGATCAGttcattaattttgtcattCGCCCTCCCAG ATGGTGCCCAGAATTGTCCTTATGCTTGAGATTGTGGCCAGATATAAGTGGTATCATGTGGCATATGATTTGGAATAG GGCAGAGTATAACCCGGATCAATATCTTTGGGAGAGGGATTTCACTCTTGCAGGCAGAACATACATACGACAAGACTTGGAG CTCACGAATGCTAGGGGACATACGTTGCGTTGCAGTCATTATCTGCCTTCACCTTTCCCCGAAGACGCTTCTCTTCCTTGTGTTATATACTGCCATGGAAACAG TGGATGTAGGGCAGATGCAAATGAAGCTGCTGTAATGCTTCTTCCATCAAATATCACCGTTTTTACTCTTGATTTTTCGGGTTCAGGCTTATCTGATGGTGACTATGTCAGCCTTGGTTGGCATGAG AGAGATGACCTCAAGGTTGTGGTTTCATATTTAAGAAGCAACAAACAAATCTCGCGTATAGGTCTTTGGGGGCGATCTATGGGCGCAGTTACATG CCTTCTTTATGGAGCAGAAGACCCTTCCATAGCTGGAATGGTGTTGGATAGTGCCTTTTCAAACTTGTATGTTCTAATGATGGAGCTAGTTGATGTGTACAAGATCCGTCTTCCTAAATTTACA GTTAAGATGGCAGTACAATACATGCGTCGGATAATTGAGAAGAAGGCAAAGTTCGATATCATGGATCTTAATTGCTTGCAG GTTTCATCCAAAACATTCATTCCTGCTTTATTTGGACATGCTAAGGATGACAAATTTATCCCAAACCATCATTCTGACCTTATCTACAAGTCTTATGCG GGGgacaaaaatattatatattttgatgGTGATCACAACTCTTCTCGGCCCCAATTTTATTATGATTCAGTTTCCATTTTCTTCTACAATGTTCTTCATCCCCCGCAAATTTCTTCTCATTCATGTAAGCTTGAGAAATATTATGATTTAGGGGATTTGAAGATTGGTGCTGGTTTGGATGAG GGCTTGTTATATGAGATAATCACTGGCGTTCATTCTGCGGGTACTGATGTTGCAAGTTCATCTTCTGCTCCTCCTGCCATTTCAACTACAAAATGTGTGGGCGAACTTCTTTCTGAAATTGCACCAGTGACTACTGTAGTT GATTCTGTGCATGAGGAAGCTGACATACTTAGTAGTCATGAACCATCACATCTAGAG GACCAGCCTAATGATCAGAATGAAGAATGTTGTTCATATACAAGCTCAAATAGAGAGAGTTGGGGCAGATGCTCTTCATTAGGAGGCAGTGATGAAGAATCTTCTGCTGATTGCACAGCTGCTGACAGCAGGCAtcag ACTCTTAAGGTGCTCACGATGCCTCTTCGATGCATGCAACAAAAATCATCAGAGCtaaaaaaggaggaaaagaaaaagaagaaagttcCCATTGTTCCAAAGAAGCCCAAAAgtgagaaatttgaaaagttAGAGGCCCTTAGCAAACGGCTGCGTCTTTGCATCCTTAAGCGAGTAAACCATTGTAGACATCCCACTTCATGA
- the LOC117626606 gene encoding uncharacterized protein LOC117626606 isoform X1, translating to MIDQFINFVIRPPRWCPELSLCLRLWPDISGIMWHMIWNRAEYNPDQYLWERDFTLAGRTYIRQDLELTNARGHTLRCSHYLPSPFPEDASLPCVIYCHGNSGCRADANEAAVMLLPSNITVFTLDFSGSGLSDGDYVSLGWHERDDLKVVVSYLRSNKQISRIGLWGRSMGAVTCLLYGAEDPSIAGMVLDSAFSNLYVLMMELVDVYKIRLPKFTVKMAVQYMRRIIEKKAKFDIMDLNCLQVSSKTFIPALFGHAKDDKFIPNHHSDLIYKSYAGDKNIIYFDGDHNSSRPQFYYDSVSIFFYNVLHPPQISSHSCKLEKYYDLGDLKIGAGLDEGLLYEIITGVHSAGTDVASSSSAPPAISTTKCVGELLSEIAPVTTVVDSVHEEADILSSHEPSHLEDQPNDQNEECCSYTSSNRESWGRCSSLGGSDEESSADCTAADSRHQKTLKVLTMPLRCMQQKSSELKKEEKKKKKVPIVPKKPKSEKFEKLEALSKRLRLCILKRVNHCRHPTS from the exons ATGATCGATCAGttcattaattttgtcattCGCCCTCCCAG ATGGTGCCCAGAATTGTCCTTATGCTTGAGATTGTGGCCAGATATAAGTGGTATCATGTGGCATATGATTTGGAATAG GGCAGAGTATAACCCGGATCAATATCTTTGGGAGAGGGATTTCACTCTTGCAGGCAGAACATACATACGACAAGACTTGGAG CTCACGAATGCTAGGGGACATACGTTGCGTTGCAGTCATTATCTGCCTTCACCTTTCCCCGAAGACGCTTCTCTTCCTTGTGTTATATACTGCCATGGAAACAG TGGATGTAGGGCAGATGCAAATGAAGCTGCTGTAATGCTTCTTCCATCAAATATCACCGTTTTTACTCTTGATTTTTCGGGTTCAGGCTTATCTGATGGTGACTATGTCAGCCTTGGTTGGCATGAG AGAGATGACCTCAAGGTTGTGGTTTCATATTTAAGAAGCAACAAACAAATCTCGCGTATAGGTCTTTGGGGGCGATCTATGGGCGCAGTTACATG CCTTCTTTATGGAGCAGAAGACCCTTCCATAGCTGGAATGGTGTTGGATAGTGCCTTTTCAAACTTGTATGTTCTAATGATGGAGCTAGTTGATGTGTACAAGATCCGTCTTCCTAAATTTACA GTTAAGATGGCAGTACAATACATGCGTCGGATAATTGAGAAGAAGGCAAAGTTCGATATCATGGATCTTAATTGCTTGCAG GTTTCATCCAAAACATTCATTCCTGCTTTATTTGGACATGCTAAGGATGACAAATTTATCCCAAACCATCATTCTGACCTTATCTACAAGTCTTATGCG GGGgacaaaaatattatatattttgatgGTGATCACAACTCTTCTCGGCCCCAATTTTATTATGATTCAGTTTCCATTTTCTTCTACAATGTTCTTCATCCCCCGCAAATTTCTTCTCATTCATGTAAGCTTGAGAAATATTATGATTTAGGGGATTTGAAGATTGGTGCTGGTTTGGATGAG GGCTTGTTATATGAGATAATCACTGGCGTTCATTCTGCGGGTACTGATGTTGCAAGTTCATCTTCTGCTCCTCCTGCCATTTCAACTACAAAATGTGTGGGCGAACTTCTTTCTGAAATTGCACCAGTGACTACTGTAGTT GATTCTGTGCATGAGGAAGCTGACATACTTAGTAGTCATGAACCATCACATCTAGAG GACCAGCCTAATGATCAGAATGAAGAATGTTGTTCATATACAAGCTCAAATAGAGAGAGTTGGGGCAGATGCTCTTCATTAGGAGGCAGTGATGAAGAATCTTCTGCTGATTGCACAGCTGCTGACAGCAGGCAtcag AAGACTCTTAAGGTGCTCACGATGCCTCTTCGATGCATGCAACAAAAATCATCAGAGCtaaaaaaggaggaaaagaaaaagaagaaagttcCCATTGTTCCAAAGAAGCCCAAAAgtgagaaatttgaaaagttAGAGGCCCTTAGCAAACGGCTGCGTCTTTGCATCCTTAAGCGAGTAAACCATTGTAGACATCCCACTTCATGA
- the LOC117626606 gene encoding uncharacterized protein LOC117626606 isoform X4: protein MIDQFINFVIRPPRAEYNPDQYLWERDFTLAGRTYIRQDLELTNARGHTLRCSHYLPSPFPEDASLPCVIYCHGNSGCRADANEAAVMLLPSNITVFTLDFSGSGLSDGDYVSLGWHERDDLKVVVSYLRSNKQISRIGLWGRSMGAVTCLLYGAEDPSIAGMVLDSAFSNLYVLMMELVDVYKIRLPKFTVKMAVQYMRRIIEKKAKFDIMDLNCLQVSSKTFIPALFGHAKDDKFIPNHHSDLIYKSYAGDKNIIYFDGDHNSSRPQFYYDSVSIFFYNVLHPPQISSHSCKLEKYYDLGDLKIGAGLDEGLLYEIITGVHSAGTDVASSSSAPPAISTTKCVGELLSEIAPVTTVVDSVHEEADILSSHEPSHLEDQPNDQNEECCSYTSSNRESWGRCSSLGGSDEESSADCTAADSRHQTLKVLTMPLRCMQQKSSELKKEEKKKKKVPIVPKKPKSEKFEKLEALSKRLRLCILKRVNHCRHPTS, encoded by the exons ATGATCGATCAGttcattaattttgtcattCGCCCTCCCAG GGCAGAGTATAACCCGGATCAATATCTTTGGGAGAGGGATTTCACTCTTGCAGGCAGAACATACATACGACAAGACTTGGAG CTCACGAATGCTAGGGGACATACGTTGCGTTGCAGTCATTATCTGCCTTCACCTTTCCCCGAAGACGCTTCTCTTCCTTGTGTTATATACTGCCATGGAAACAG TGGATGTAGGGCAGATGCAAATGAAGCTGCTGTAATGCTTCTTCCATCAAATATCACCGTTTTTACTCTTGATTTTTCGGGTTCAGGCTTATCTGATGGTGACTATGTCAGCCTTGGTTGGCATGAG AGAGATGACCTCAAGGTTGTGGTTTCATATTTAAGAAGCAACAAACAAATCTCGCGTATAGGTCTTTGGGGGCGATCTATGGGCGCAGTTACATG CCTTCTTTATGGAGCAGAAGACCCTTCCATAGCTGGAATGGTGTTGGATAGTGCCTTTTCAAACTTGTATGTTCTAATGATGGAGCTAGTTGATGTGTACAAGATCCGTCTTCCTAAATTTACA GTTAAGATGGCAGTACAATACATGCGTCGGATAATTGAGAAGAAGGCAAAGTTCGATATCATGGATCTTAATTGCTTGCAG GTTTCATCCAAAACATTCATTCCTGCTTTATTTGGACATGCTAAGGATGACAAATTTATCCCAAACCATCATTCTGACCTTATCTACAAGTCTTATGCG GGGgacaaaaatattatatattttgatgGTGATCACAACTCTTCTCGGCCCCAATTTTATTATGATTCAGTTTCCATTTTCTTCTACAATGTTCTTCATCCCCCGCAAATTTCTTCTCATTCATGTAAGCTTGAGAAATATTATGATTTAGGGGATTTGAAGATTGGTGCTGGTTTGGATGAG GGCTTGTTATATGAGATAATCACTGGCGTTCATTCTGCGGGTACTGATGTTGCAAGTTCATCTTCTGCTCCTCCTGCCATTTCAACTACAAAATGTGTGGGCGAACTTCTTTCTGAAATTGCACCAGTGACTACTGTAGTT GATTCTGTGCATGAGGAAGCTGACATACTTAGTAGTCATGAACCATCACATCTAGAG GACCAGCCTAATGATCAGAATGAAGAATGTTGTTCATATACAAGCTCAAATAGAGAGAGTTGGGGCAGATGCTCTTCATTAGGAGGCAGTGATGAAGAATCTTCTGCTGATTGCACAGCTGCTGACAGCAGGCAtcag ACTCTTAAGGTGCTCACGATGCCTCTTCGATGCATGCAACAAAAATCATCAGAGCtaaaaaaggaggaaaagaaaaagaagaaagttcCCATTGTTCCAAAGAAGCCCAAAAgtgagaaatttgaaaagttAGAGGCCCTTAGCAAACGGCTGCGTCTTTGCATCCTTAAGCGAGTAAACCATTGTAGACATCCCACTTCATGA
- the LOC117626606 gene encoding uncharacterized protein LOC117626606 isoform X3, translating to MIDQFINFVIRPPRAEYNPDQYLWERDFTLAGRTYIRQDLELTNARGHTLRCSHYLPSPFPEDASLPCVIYCHGNSGCRADANEAAVMLLPSNITVFTLDFSGSGLSDGDYVSLGWHERDDLKVVVSYLRSNKQISRIGLWGRSMGAVTCLLYGAEDPSIAGMVLDSAFSNLYVLMMELVDVYKIRLPKFTVKMAVQYMRRIIEKKAKFDIMDLNCLQVSSKTFIPALFGHAKDDKFIPNHHSDLIYKSYAGDKNIIYFDGDHNSSRPQFYYDSVSIFFYNVLHPPQISSHSCKLEKYYDLGDLKIGAGLDEGLLYEIITGVHSAGTDVASSSSAPPAISTTKCVGELLSEIAPVTTVVDSVHEEADILSSHEPSHLEDQPNDQNEECCSYTSSNRESWGRCSSLGGSDEESSADCTAADSRHQKTLKVLTMPLRCMQQKSSELKKEEKKKKKVPIVPKKPKSEKFEKLEALSKRLRLCILKRVNHCRHPTS from the exons ATGATCGATCAGttcattaattttgtcattCGCCCTCCCAG GGCAGAGTATAACCCGGATCAATATCTTTGGGAGAGGGATTTCACTCTTGCAGGCAGAACATACATACGACAAGACTTGGAG CTCACGAATGCTAGGGGACATACGTTGCGTTGCAGTCATTATCTGCCTTCACCTTTCCCCGAAGACGCTTCTCTTCCTTGTGTTATATACTGCCATGGAAACAG TGGATGTAGGGCAGATGCAAATGAAGCTGCTGTAATGCTTCTTCCATCAAATATCACCGTTTTTACTCTTGATTTTTCGGGTTCAGGCTTATCTGATGGTGACTATGTCAGCCTTGGTTGGCATGAG AGAGATGACCTCAAGGTTGTGGTTTCATATTTAAGAAGCAACAAACAAATCTCGCGTATAGGTCTTTGGGGGCGATCTATGGGCGCAGTTACATG CCTTCTTTATGGAGCAGAAGACCCTTCCATAGCTGGAATGGTGTTGGATAGTGCCTTTTCAAACTTGTATGTTCTAATGATGGAGCTAGTTGATGTGTACAAGATCCGTCTTCCTAAATTTACA GTTAAGATGGCAGTACAATACATGCGTCGGATAATTGAGAAGAAGGCAAAGTTCGATATCATGGATCTTAATTGCTTGCAG GTTTCATCCAAAACATTCATTCCTGCTTTATTTGGACATGCTAAGGATGACAAATTTATCCCAAACCATCATTCTGACCTTATCTACAAGTCTTATGCG GGGgacaaaaatattatatattttgatgGTGATCACAACTCTTCTCGGCCCCAATTTTATTATGATTCAGTTTCCATTTTCTTCTACAATGTTCTTCATCCCCCGCAAATTTCTTCTCATTCATGTAAGCTTGAGAAATATTATGATTTAGGGGATTTGAAGATTGGTGCTGGTTTGGATGAG GGCTTGTTATATGAGATAATCACTGGCGTTCATTCTGCGGGTACTGATGTTGCAAGTTCATCTTCTGCTCCTCCTGCCATTTCAACTACAAAATGTGTGGGCGAACTTCTTTCTGAAATTGCACCAGTGACTACTGTAGTT GATTCTGTGCATGAGGAAGCTGACATACTTAGTAGTCATGAACCATCACATCTAGAG GACCAGCCTAATGATCAGAATGAAGAATGTTGTTCATATACAAGCTCAAATAGAGAGAGTTGGGGCAGATGCTCTTCATTAGGAGGCAGTGATGAAGAATCTTCTGCTGATTGCACAGCTGCTGACAGCAGGCAtcag AAGACTCTTAAGGTGCTCACGATGCCTCTTCGATGCATGCAACAAAAATCATCAGAGCtaaaaaaggaggaaaagaaaaagaagaaagttcCCATTGTTCCAAAGAAGCCCAAAAgtgagaaatttgaaaagttAGAGGCCCTTAGCAAACGGCTGCGTCTTTGCATCCTTAAGCGAGTAAACCATTGTAGACATCCCACTTCATGA
- the LOC117626606 gene encoding uncharacterized protein LOC117626606 isoform X6: protein MLLPSNITVFTLDFSGSGLSDGDYVSLGWHERDDLKVVVSYLRSNKQISRIGLWGRSMGAVTCLLYGAEDPSIAGMVLDSAFSNLYVLMMELVDVYKIRLPKFTVKMAVQYMRRIIEKKAKFDIMDLNCLQVSSKTFIPALFGHAKDDKFIPNHHSDLIYKSYAGDKNIIYFDGDHNSSRPQFYYDSVSIFFYNVLHPPQISSHSCKLEKYYDLGDLKIGAGLDEGLLYEIITGVHSAGTDVASSSSAPPAISTTKCVGELLSEIAPVTTVVDSVHEEADILSSHEPSHLEDQPNDQNEECCSYTSSNRESWGRCSSLGGSDEESSADCTAADSRHQKTLKVLTMPLRCMQQKSSELKKEEKKKKKVPIVPKKPKSEKFEKLEALSKRLRLCILKRVNHCRHPTS from the exons ATGCTTCTTCCATCAAATATCACCGTTTTTACTCTTGATTTTTCGGGTTCAGGCTTATCTGATGGTGACTATGTCAGCCTTGGTTGGCATGAG AGAGATGACCTCAAGGTTGTGGTTTCATATTTAAGAAGCAACAAACAAATCTCGCGTATAGGTCTTTGGGGGCGATCTATGGGCGCAGTTACATG CCTTCTTTATGGAGCAGAAGACCCTTCCATAGCTGGAATGGTGTTGGATAGTGCCTTTTCAAACTTGTATGTTCTAATGATGGAGCTAGTTGATGTGTACAAGATCCGTCTTCCTAAATTTACA GTTAAGATGGCAGTACAATACATGCGTCGGATAATTGAGAAGAAGGCAAAGTTCGATATCATGGATCTTAATTGCTTGCAG GTTTCATCCAAAACATTCATTCCTGCTTTATTTGGACATGCTAAGGATGACAAATTTATCCCAAACCATCATTCTGACCTTATCTACAAGTCTTATGCG GGGgacaaaaatattatatattttgatgGTGATCACAACTCTTCTCGGCCCCAATTTTATTATGATTCAGTTTCCATTTTCTTCTACAATGTTCTTCATCCCCCGCAAATTTCTTCTCATTCATGTAAGCTTGAGAAATATTATGATTTAGGGGATTTGAAGATTGGTGCTGGTTTGGATGAG GGCTTGTTATATGAGATAATCACTGGCGTTCATTCTGCGGGTACTGATGTTGCAAGTTCATCTTCTGCTCCTCCTGCCATTTCAACTACAAAATGTGTGGGCGAACTTCTTTCTGAAATTGCACCAGTGACTACTGTAGTT GATTCTGTGCATGAGGAAGCTGACATACTTAGTAGTCATGAACCATCACATCTAGAG GACCAGCCTAATGATCAGAATGAAGAATGTTGTTCATATACAAGCTCAAATAGAGAGAGTTGGGGCAGATGCTCTTCATTAGGAGGCAGTGATGAAGAATCTTCTGCTGATTGCACAGCTGCTGACAGCAGGCAtcag AAGACTCTTAAGGTGCTCACGATGCCTCTTCGATGCATGCAACAAAAATCATCAGAGCtaaaaaaggaggaaaagaaaaagaagaaagttcCCATTGTTCCAAAGAAGCCCAAAAgtgagaaatttgaaaagttAGAGGCCCTTAGCAAACGGCTGCGTCTTTGCATCCTTAAGCGAGTAAACCATTGTAGACATCCCACTTCATGA
- the LOC117626607 gene encoding myb family transcription factor PHL7 isoform X2: MDPINGGNSLNNPNLASKQRLRWTHELHERFVDAVAQLGGPDRATPKGVLRVMGVQGLTIYHVKSHLQKYRLAKYLPDSSSDADKKEPGDVLSNLDGSSGMQITEALKLQMEVQKRLHEQLEVQRQLQLRIEAQGKYLKKIIEEQQRLSGVRSEAPGSGHLARLSDDNCPESDNKTDPATPAPTSECPLQDKAAKECTPAKSLSIDESFSSRHEPLTPDSTCHVDSPAESPKAEVSMKKRRVIMGEAFADPEVVLTHQIVESSLNSSYQQAHTTFLPREQFDPSSGISFRNEKILEKVAGSDM, translated from the exons ATGGACCCCATCAACGGAGGAAACAGTCTCAATAATCCTAACCTTGCCTCAAAACAGCGACTGCGTTGGACACACGAGCTTCATGAACGCTTTGTCGATGCTGTGGCTCAACTTGGCGGGCCAGATC GTGCGACACCAAAAGGTGTTTTGAGAGTGATGGGTGTACAAGGTTTAACCATATACCATGTAAAAAGCCATTTACAG AAATATCGACTTGCAAAATACCTACCTGACTCCTCATCTGATG CTGACAAGAAAGAACCTGGGGATGTGCTTTCCAATTTGGATGGTTCATC TGGAATGCAAATTACAGAAGCACTCAAGCTGCAGATGGAGGTGCAGAAGCGACTGCACGAGCAATTAGAG GTACAGAGACAGCTGCAGTTACGGATTGAAGCGCAAGGTAAATACTTGAAGAAAATTATAGAAGAGCAACAACGACTTAGTGGAGTTCGTTCAGAAGCACCTGGCTCTGGGCACTTAGCTCGTTTGTCAGATGACAATTGCCCAGAATCTGATAACAAGACTGACCCGGCAACCCCTGCCCCAACCTCTGAGTGCCCCCTCCAAGACAAGGCTGCCAAGGAATGTACACCAGCCAAGAGCCTTTCCATTGATGAATCTTTCTCATCTCGTCATGAACCCTTGACTCCAGATTCTACTTGTCATGTTGATTCTCCAGCCGAGAGTCCAAAAGCAGAGGTGTCGATGAAGAAGCGGCGAGTTATCATGGGCGAAGCATTCGCTGATCCAGAAGTGGTGCTTACACACCAGATAGTAGAGTCGAGCTTAAACTCTTCATATCAGCAAGCACACACGACTTTCCTGCCTAGGGAGCAGTTTGATCCCTCATCCGGGATTTCATTCaggaatgaaaaaatattggaaaaagTTGCGGGCAGTGACATGTAG
- the LOC117626607 gene encoding myb family transcription factor PHL7 isoform X1, producing MDPINGGNSLNNPNLASKQRLRWTHELHERFVDAVAQLGGPDRATPKGVLRVMGVQGLTIYHVKSHLQKYRLAKYLPDSSSDGKKADKKEPGDVLSNLDGSSGMQITEALKLQMEVQKRLHEQLEVQRQLQLRIEAQGKYLKKIIEEQQRLSGVRSEAPGSGHLARLSDDNCPESDNKTDPATPAPTSECPLQDKAAKECTPAKSLSIDESFSSRHEPLTPDSTCHVDSPAESPKAEVSMKKRRVIMGEAFADPEVVLTHQIVESSLNSSYQQAHTTFLPREQFDPSSGISFRNEKILEKVAGSDM from the exons ATGGACCCCATCAACGGAGGAAACAGTCTCAATAATCCTAACCTTGCCTCAAAACAGCGACTGCGTTGGACACACGAGCTTCATGAACGCTTTGTCGATGCTGTGGCTCAACTTGGCGGGCCAGATC GTGCGACACCAAAAGGTGTTTTGAGAGTGATGGGTGTACAAGGTTTAACCATATACCATGTAAAAAGCCATTTACAG AAATATCGACTTGCAAAATACCTACCTGACTCCTCATCTGATG GAAAAAAAGCTGACAAGAAAGAACCTGGGGATGTGCTTTCCAATTTGGATGGTTCATC TGGAATGCAAATTACAGAAGCACTCAAGCTGCAGATGGAGGTGCAGAAGCGACTGCACGAGCAATTAGAG GTACAGAGACAGCTGCAGTTACGGATTGAAGCGCAAGGTAAATACTTGAAGAAAATTATAGAAGAGCAACAACGACTTAGTGGAGTTCGTTCAGAAGCACCTGGCTCTGGGCACTTAGCTCGTTTGTCAGATGACAATTGCCCAGAATCTGATAACAAGACTGACCCGGCAACCCCTGCCCCAACCTCTGAGTGCCCCCTCCAAGACAAGGCTGCCAAGGAATGTACACCAGCCAAGAGCCTTTCCATTGATGAATCTTTCTCATCTCGTCATGAACCCTTGACTCCAGATTCTACTTGTCATGTTGATTCTCCAGCCGAGAGTCCAAAAGCAGAGGTGTCGATGAAGAAGCGGCGAGTTATCATGGGCGAAGCATTCGCTGATCCAGAAGTGGTGCTTACACACCAGATAGTAGAGTCGAGCTTAAACTCTTCATATCAGCAAGCACACACGACTTTCCTGCCTAGGGAGCAGTTTGATCCCTCATCCGGGATTTCATTCaggaatgaaaaaatattggaaaaagTTGCGGGCAGTGACATGTAG